ACCTGAAGCCGATGGTCTCCGAGCGGTCGAGCCCGCCTCCGGTCAGCACCAGCTTGAAGCTGACGTCCGGGTCCTGCGGCCCGCCGTCGGCGTACCAGTCGGAGCCCTCGGCAACATAGTGCGAGCCGCCCTTGAGTATGCAGAACCGGCTGCGGCCGTCGCGGTGCTCGCTCTCGGTCAGGTTCCACACCAGCGGCTCGCGCCGGACGAAACCCTCTTCGAGCGCGGCGAGCTGCCACTCGTCCTCGGTGGGCAGCCGGCCGCCACGCCACGCGGCGTACGCCCGCGCGTCCGGCAGATCGACGTACGTCACCGGCTGGTCCTCGGTCCCGGAGACGGGAGCGCCGTCGACCCAGTGCTGCAGGAACCGGTTCGCGATCAGCGGCCGGTAGCCGGTCGCCTGCACGAAGGCCAAGTACTCCGCGTTGGTCACCTCGGCAACAGCCACCGAGGCACCAGGCAACGAGACCTCGCGCTCGACCTTCTGGAGGTCGTGCAGGCGAGGCGGCAGCGGCTTCCACTCCTCGACGTACGGCGCGGTGTCGTACAGCCCGGTCTCACGCCGCCGGTGCCGGACCGTCAACGTCCGCTCCCCCGCCGGCACGTCGACCGTCGGACCGATCTCGGCAGGTCCCGCAGTGACACCGGAAGGGGCCGGCACTCGGACCAGCTCGGCCGGACGCATCGGGAACGCGGACTCGTTGACATGCGCCCGCGGCATGGTGCCCAACCGGCGAGCAGTCGCCCGGCACGAGGCCCCGGCGGTCGCACCGACCCGGACGATCCCGGCCACGCCGCGCCCCGGAACGGTCAGGTGTACGCCGTCGTCGTCCGCGGTGATCGGCACGCCCGAGGTCACGTCGTACCAGTCGCCGACCTGGTCCTCGGAGCGCAGCACGATGCCGTCGAAGTCCTCGTCGTGGCGGTTGATCAGCGTCCAGAACGTGATGTCGGCCAGGTCGAACCGGGACCCGAAGACGCCGTGGTCGCGAGCCTTCTCCGGGATCTCCGGCGTCAGCTGGATCCAGTCGCCGGCGATCAGCACCGGCGCGAACGCCCGCTGCGCGGCGACCATCCGGCGCAGGGTCGCGCGGTCGCGGGCGTTCCAGCCGACCCACGCCGAGAACACCGACTCCCAGACCAGCATGCCGACACCGTTCACCCACGCGGACTGCAGTTCGTCGCTGTGGTCCCGGTTCCAGCGGCGGGTGTGGTGCATCATGTGCCGGCGCTCGAACAGGTGCGCCCGCAGTACGCCGGGCGTGTGCGTGTCGGCGAACCACTGCGCCCAGGACAGCGCATGGTCACCGATCCTTGCCATCGGCAACCGTGACTCGCCCTCGAGCGCGATCGCCGGGTTCGCCTGCCGGATCGCGCGGGTGAACTTCGGGTCGCCCTCCTTGAGGGTGTCCAGGAACACGCCGTCGACCGCGTAGTCCGTGACCAGGGTCGCGAACTCGTCCGCGTCCGAACGGTCCGCCCGGCGGGTGCCGACGTCCCACGGGTTGTAGTCGAAGAACACCTTCAGGCCGAGCCGGTGCAGGTCGTCGATCAACGCACGCAGACCGGGTACGTCGCGGTAGAAGTCGAACTGGTTGCGATCGTCGATCCCGATCACCGGGTACGCGTGCCAGAGCACGATCGCGTCGTACCCGCCGAACTCGGCGACACCGTGCTCGACGAACTTCTCCGGCGTGAACTTCCCGGTCTCAACGTTGTAGAGAAGGTCGTCCCAAAGCCAGACGAGCGCCACCGAGTACGCCGTCTGGGTCCATTCGCGGCCGGGCTCGTCGTAGCGCGATCCGTCGTACCGGGTCCGTTCGATCGCGCCGAACCGCCATTCGGCCAGTTTCGCGCGCCACCGCGGCAGGTCGGACGGGTCCTCCGGCGCGCCGAGGATCTTGGCGTCGTCCAGGAAGGACAGGTCGGTCCCGAGCCCGAGATCGACCCGACCGGGTAGATCGATGGGCCGCGGTTCGAGCGGATTCACAGGTACACCTCCGCATAACGCGCGTCGATTGCATCCCCGTGAGGCACTGAGGGAATCGCCCCCGCGGCCTGAACACTCAATGAAGCAGCAACGTTAGCGCGTCGGACCGCGTTCGTCAGGTCGCTTCCCGTGATCGAGTCGTTAGCTGACACGGCAGTTAACGTTGCAGCCAGCACCCCACAGAATGTGTCCCCCGCGGCCGTCGTGTCGACGACCTCCACGGGTACGCCGGGAACTGCGATCTCGTCCGCGTCCCGGGTCAGAATCACTGCGCCCGCCCCGCCAAGGGTGACGACCGCCGCCGGCACCTTCTTCAGCAGCGCGGACCGGTCCGGCCCGGCGATCGCCTCGGCCTCGGTCTCGTTCACCACCAGCAGATCGACCTCCGCGAGCAACTCGTCGGACAGCTCGGCCGCCGGGGCCGCGTTCAGGATGAAGTACCCCGCTGCGGCGGCCGCCGCGTGAACGGTCGCGAACGGGATCTCCAATTGGGAAAGCACAATTTTCGCTTGTCCGATAGCGGCCACGGCGTCGGCCGACAGCGTCAGCTCACCGTTCGCACCCGGCGCGACCACGATCGCGTTCTCACCGCTCTCCTCGACCGTGATGATCGCCGTCCCGGTCGGGGCCTCGCTGGTCGTCGCCAGCGTCAGGTCCACACCCTCCAACGCGGCCCGCAACAGCGCACCGCCGTCGTCGTCCCCGAGGGCGACCACCATCGCCGTCCGCGCACCGGCGCGCGCCGACGCCACCGCCTGGTTCGCGCCCTTACCGCCCGGACCACGGGTCATCGGACCCGACAGGACCGTCTCACCCGGCCGCGGGATCCGCTGCACCGGCAACACCAGATCCACGTTCGCACTACCGACAACAACAACCTCAGGCTCCACCCCGGGCCACCTCCACAGTCCGCCTCGCCAGCTCGTCGATCGCGATCTGGTTCATCCCCGGGAGGCTTGTGGTCACCCGGTTGTCCAGTGGTGCAGACCACTCTGCCGGAACCCCCCGCGTCGCGCCAAAAACAGCGCCCACCGTAGCGCCGGCCGAGTCCGTGTCCCAGCCGCCCATCACCGCGCGACCGATCGCCGTCGTGAAGTCCGGAGCAGTCAGTGCGTAGGCAGTGAGTGCGGTGTTGTTCACCGCATGTACCCAATGCAGGTCGCCGTACTCCGCGTGCAGAGCGTCGAGCGCGTCGTCCAGCTCGGCATCAGCGAGGGTCAGTCCGAAACGGACCGCGCGGGCGATCGCGCCCTGACCGCTGATCACCTCCAGCCCGGCGACCGCGGCCTTGACCGGATCGTCGAGCACCAGAGCGGCGGCCGACATCGCGGCGACCCAGAGCGCGCCGTCGACGCCGGCACTGGTGTGACTGAGCCGGGCGTCGACCAGTGCGAGCCGCGCGGCCGCGGTCCGGTCGCCGGGGTGCGCCCAGCCGTAGGCGTCGGTCCGGATCTGGGCGCCGATCCACTCCCGGAACGGGTTCCCGACGACGGCCGCGCGGGCCGGCTCGACCCCTTCCAGAAGGTTGCGGTAGGCAACACGTTCGGCGGTGAACACCCGGCCGGCCGGCAGGTCGTTCAACCAGCTCTGCGCAACGTCGTCCGTCGTCAGCCCCGGCCCGAACCGCTCCATCATCAGCAGCGCCAGGATCGCGAAGTTGATGTCGTCGTCCTCGGGCATGCCGTCGATGACCTCGCGCAGGCTGTTCACCTTCGACCGCCGGTTCCACGGCCACCGCTGCTGCACCTCGTCCGGTACGCCGACGGCAGTGATGTACTGCGCCAACGGCCACTGGCCGGAACTCGCCAGGATCTCCCGGATGCCTTCGCGCGGGATCTTCTCGACCGGCTTGCCGAGCAGGTTGCCGGCCATCCGCCCGAGCCAGGCGTTCAACGTCCGGGTCTCCAGCTCGACCGGCTCGCCCAGCGAGGGCAACTCCGGAATTGCGGGCTCGCGCCACTCCCCTGTCCTGGCGTCGAGCACGTCGAGCAGCTCGCGAGCAAGCACACGCAGCGCGGGCGTCGCCGGTTCGTCGGAGGCACCGGACACCGGTGCGTCCGTCGTACCGCCGGCGGCGAGCCAGCGGGCCTGCACGTCGGTGACGTCAACGCCTTCCGACCGCGCCTGGACCAGTTGGTGCGGGAGGAGATCCTCCGGTTGCACCCAGGTCATTCTCATCGCACTGCTTCCTTCCCTTGTTGCACCAGGCGAAACGCCCACCTGGATCGTTCTCTCGGCGCGGGCCGATACTTCGGCCCATGGTCACCCGCCGCAGCTTTCTGACCGCCACGGGCGCTGCCGCAGCGCTCGCGATGACCGGCAACCTCCCTGATCTCGTCGATGCAGCAGGAATACCGCATCGCACCGACAAAAGGCCGCTCTTCACCCTCGGCGTCGCCTCGGGCGACCCGCTGCCGGACGCCGTGGTCATCTGGACGCGGCTCGTACCCGGTCCGCTCGAACCGTTCGGCGGTATGGACGGCCGCACGGTGAACGTCGAATGGGAGGTCGCCGAGGACGAGACGTTCCGCAGAGTGGTACGTCGCGGCACGGCGCACGCTCGTGCGGAGTACGCCCACACGGTGCACGTCGACGTACGCGGGCTGCGTCCGTGGCGGCACTACTTCTACCGTTTCCGTGCCGCCGGTCAGATCAGCCCGGTCGGTCGTACGCGGACCGCGCCCGCGCCGTCCGACGAGCCGGCCGTGACGATGGCGGTCGCGTCCTGCCAGGCCTTCTACGACGGGTTCTACACGGCGTACCAAGACGTCGTACGCCGGGAGCACGATGTCGTGCTGTTCCTCGGCGACTACATCTACGAGGTCGGCGTCGGCCCGACCGCCGGCGTACGGAACCAGGCTGTGCCGGTCGACTTCGCCGGCGAGATCTTCACGCTCGACGAGTACCGGGCCCGCTACGCGTTGCACAAGACCGACCCCGACCTCCAGGCCGCGCACGCGGCGGCGCCGTGGATCGTCACGCTCGACGACCACGAGGTCGAGGGCAACTGGGCCGGGTACGTGTCCGAGGACGGCCTTCCGCACGACGACTTCCTGGTACGCCGGGCCAACGGGTTTCGCGCGTACTGGGAACACATGCCGCTGCGTCTCGACCAGTCCCCCGACGGCCCGTCGATCCGCTTGCATCGCCATCTCCGCTACGGCCGTACCGCCGACCTGAGTGTCCTGGACACGCGGCAGTTCCGCGACGACCAGACGAGTACCGGCGGCTGGCTGCCGCCGGACGCGGTGTCGACCGACCCGGCGCGCACGATCACCGGCGACGCCCAGGAACGCTGGCTCCTGGACACGCTCGGCCGGTCGACGAGCCGTTGGAACGTCGTCGCCCAACAGGTCGCGATGGCCCAACTCGACCGCAAGACCGGTCCGGACCTGGAGCTCCCGATGGACACCTGGAACGGGTACGCCGCATCCCGCGACCGCGTGCTCTCCGGCGTCCGCGACCAGGACGTGCGCAACTTCGTCGTACTGACCGGAGACCTGCACCGCAGTGTCGCCTCCGACCTGCGGGTCAACTTCG
This Kribbella sp. NBC_00482 DNA region includes the following protein-coding sequences:
- a CDS encoding SUMF1/EgtB/PvdO family nonheme iron enzyme — encoded protein: MNPLEPRPIDLPGRVDLGLGTDLSFLDDAKILGAPEDPSDLPRWRAKLAEWRFGAIERTRYDGSRYDEPGREWTQTAYSVALVWLWDDLLYNVETGKFTPEKFVEHGVAEFGGYDAIVLWHAYPVIGIDDRNQFDFYRDVPGLRALIDDLHRLGLKVFFDYNPWDVGTRRADRSDADEFATLVTDYAVDGVFLDTLKEGDPKFTRAIRQANPAIALEGESRLPMARIGDHALSWAQWFADTHTPGVLRAHLFERRHMMHHTRRWNRDHSDELQSAWVNGVGMLVWESVFSAWVGWNARDRATLRRMVAAQRAFAPVLIAGDWIQLTPEIPEKARDHGVFGSRFDLADITFWTLINRHDEDFDGIVLRSEDQVGDWYDVTSGVPITADDDGVHLTVPGRGVAGIVRVGATAGASCRATARRLGTMPRAHVNESAFPMRPAELVRVPAPSGVTAGPAEIGPTVDVPAGERTLTVRHRRRETGLYDTAPYVEEWKPLPPRLHDLQKVEREVSLPGASVAVAEVTNAEYLAFVQATGYRPLIANRFLQHWVDGAPVSGTEDQPVTYVDLPDARAYAAWRGGRLPTEDEWQLAALEEGFVRREPLVWNLTESEHRDGRSRFCILKGGSHYVAEGSDWYADGGPQDPDVSFKLVLTGGGLDRSETIGFRCAG
- a CDS encoding alkaline phosphatase D family protein, which produces MVTRRSFLTATGAAAALAMTGNLPDLVDAAGIPHRTDKRPLFTLGVASGDPLPDAVVIWTRLVPGPLEPFGGMDGRTVNVEWEVAEDETFRRVVRRGTAHARAEYAHTVHVDVRGLRPWRHYFYRFRAAGQISPVGRTRTAPAPSDEPAVTMAVASCQAFYDGFYTAYQDVVRREHDVVLFLGDYIYEVGVGPTAGVRNQAVPVDFAGEIFTLDEYRARYALHKTDPDLQAAHAAAPWIVTLDDHEVEGNWAGYVSEDGLPHDDFLVRRANGFRAYWEHMPLRLDQSPDGPSIRLHRHLRYGRTADLSVLDTRQFRDDQTSTGGWLPPDAVSTDPARTITGDAQERWLLDTLGRSTSRWNVVAQQVAMAQLDRKTGPDLELPMDTWNGYAASRDRVLSGVRDQDVRNFVVLTGDLHRSVASDLRVNFADPNTPAIGTEFVTTSISSGKDGVDTDATGRALLAENPHVKYQNVQRGYLSCRLDRTRWTSEFRIVDRVVTPGGTASTRATLVVEDGRPGTHLA
- a CDS encoding ribokinase; translation: MEPEVVVVGSANVDLVLPVQRIPRPGETVLSGPMTRGPGGKGANQAVASARAGARTAMVVALGDDDGGALLRAALEGVDLTLATTSEAPTGTAIITVEESGENAIVVAPGANGELTLSADAVAAIGQAKIVLSQLEIPFATVHAAAAAAGYFILNAAPAAELSDELLAEVDLLVVNETEAEAIAGPDRSALLKKVPAAVVTLGGAGAVILTRDADEIAVPGVPVEVVDTTAAGDTFCGVLAATLTAVSANDSITGSDLTNAVRRANVAASLSVQAAGAIPSVPHGDAIDARYAEVYL
- a CDS encoding ADP-ribosylglycohydrolase family protein, translated to MRMTWVQPEDLLPHQLVQARSEGVDVTDVQARWLAAGGTTDAPVSGASDEPATPALRVLARELLDVLDARTGEWREPAIPELPSLGEPVELETRTLNAWLGRMAGNLLGKPVEKIPREGIREILASSGQWPLAQYITAVGVPDEVQQRWPWNRRSKVNSLREVIDGMPEDDDINFAILALLMMERFGPGLTTDDVAQSWLNDLPAGRVFTAERVAYRNLLEGVEPARAAVVGNPFREWIGAQIRTDAYGWAHPGDRTAAARLALVDARLSHTSAGVDGALWVAAMSAAALVLDDPVKAAVAGLEVISGQGAIARAVRFGLTLADAELDDALDALHAEYGDLHWVHAVNNTALTAYALTAPDFTTAIGRAVMGGWDTDSAGATVGAVFGATRGVPAEWSAPLDNRVTTSLPGMNQIAIDELARRTVEVARGGA